The proteins below are encoded in one region of Pseudomonas putida NBRC 14164:
- the msrQ gene encoding protein-methionine-sulfoxide reductase heme-binding subunit MsrQ: MRYPWFRLAIFIVGCVFPAWWLYEAAMNLLGPDPGKIMMDRLGLGALTFLLVTLSMSPLQKLTGWSGWIVVRRQLGLWVFAYIVLHILCYLFFILGLDWGQLAVELRKRPYIIVGALGFLCLLALAVTSNRYSQRRLGARWKKLHRLVYLVLGLGLLHFLWIVRSDLREWVVYAFIGAVLMVLRVPAVGRVLCRVGRKQGRAV; encoded by the coding sequence ATGCGTTACCCCTGGTTTCGCCTGGCGATCTTCATCGTGGGATGCGTGTTTCCGGCGTGGTGGCTATATGAGGCGGCGATGAACCTGCTGGGGCCTGACCCTGGGAAAATCATGATGGATCGCCTTGGGCTTGGAGCGCTTACCTTCCTGCTGGTGACCTTGAGCATGAGCCCACTGCAGAAGCTGACGGGCTGGTCGGGCTGGATTGTGGTGCGCCGGCAGCTGGGGTTGTGGGTGTTTGCTTATATAGTGCTGCACATCCTCTGCTACCTGTTCTTTATTCTTGGGCTGGATTGGGGGCAGTTGGCGGTGGAGCTGCGCAAGCGGCCCTACATTATTGTCGGTGCGCTGGGGTTCCTGTGCTTGCTGGCCTTGGCGGTTACTTCGAATCGGTATAGCCAGCGGCGGTTGGGGGCGCGGTGGAAGAAGCTGCACAGGTTGGTGTATCTGGTTCTTGGGCTGGGGTTGCTGCACTTTTTGTGGATTGTGCGCTCGGACCTGCGGGAGTGGGTTGTGTATGCGTTTATTGGTGCTGTGCTGATGGTGCTGCGGGTTCCTGCTGTTGGGCGGGTGCTTTGCAGGGTTGGCAGGAAGCAGGGTAGGGCGGTTTGA
- the msrP gene encoding protein-methionine-sulfoxide reductase catalytic subunit MsrP — MLIKLPRSSECKASEITPEGIYLSRRTLLGGSLAGLALGALPGRAGAAEVSPYADVQAGAAPAWFTDKLAATRWQAVTVKGEAITPFKDATHYNNFYEFGPDKGDPAANGDSLKTEPWSIVVDGEVGKPGRYALEDFVKPYQLEERIYRLRCVEAWSMVIPWLGFPLAQVLQQVEPTSRARYVRFETLKDPQHMPGQRSGFALIDWPYREGLRLDEAMHPLAILAVGMYGRELPNQNGAPLRLVVPWKYGFKSIKSIVRISLVAEQPGTTWEGLAPDEYGFYANVNPTVDHPRWTQARERRLPSGLFSPNVRETQMFNGYADEVASLYTGLDLRKNY, encoded by the coding sequence ATGCTCATCAAGCTTCCCAGGTCTTCCGAGTGCAAGGCGTCGGAGATCACGCCCGAAGGCATCTACCTTTCCCGTCGCACCCTGCTGGGTGGCTCATTGGCCGGCCTGGCGCTGGGCGCATTGCCGGGCAGGGCGGGCGCTGCTGAAGTTTCCCCTTATGCCGATGTGCAGGCGGGTGCCGCACCGGCCTGGTTCACTGACAAGCTCGCTGCCACGCGCTGGCAGGCGGTGACGGTTAAGGGCGAGGCAATCACGCCGTTCAAAGATGCTACCCATTACAACAACTTCTATGAATTCGGGCCTGACAAGGGCGACCCGGCCGCCAATGGCGACAGCCTGAAGACCGAACCGTGGTCGATCGTGGTGGATGGTGAGGTGGGCAAGCCCGGGCGCTATGCGCTGGAAGACTTCGTCAAACCTTATCAGCTCGAAGAGCGGATCTATCGGCTGCGTTGTGTAGAGGCGTGGTCGATGGTCATCCCGTGGCTGGGGTTCCCGCTGGCGCAGGTACTCCAGCAGGTCGAGCCGACTTCCAGGGCGCGCTATGTACGCTTCGAGACGTTGAAAGATCCACAGCATATGCCTGGGCAGCGTTCAGGGTTCGCCTTGATCGACTGGCCTTATAGAGAAGGGTTGCGCCTGGACGAGGCGATGCATCCGCTGGCGATCCTGGCGGTCGGCATGTATGGCCGCGAACTGCCCAATCAGAATGGCGCGCCGTTGCGCCTGGTGGTGCCGTGGAAATATGGCTTCAAGAGCATCAAGTCGATCGTGCGCATCAGCCTGGTCGCTGAGCAGCCCGGCACGACCTGGGAAGGGCTGGCGCCGGATGAATATGGTTTTTATGCCAACGTGAACCCGACGGTCGATCACCCGCGCTGGACCCAGGCGCGCGAACGCCGGTTGCCCAGCGGGTTGTTCAGCCCCAATGTGCGAGAGACGCAGATGTTCAATGGTTACGCTGATGAAGTGGCGTCGCTGTATACAGGGCTTGATCTGCGGAAGAACTATTGA